AGTGCTCCTTGTTGTCGGCCTGGCATCCGCATTCAACGCATCATACCAGAGAGCGGTCCAGGAGCACATGAGCCTGTTCACGGAAGAAGTCTGGAAGCACACAATAGTTCTGTTCACCAGAGGTGACTGGCTGGGAGGGAGGACTGTGGAAGAGCGCATAGAGAGTGAGGAGGGTCTGCAGTGGCTTGTGGAGAAGTGTGGGAACATGTATCATGTCTTGGATAACACAAACCACAGCGACGAGACTCAGGTGACGGAGCTCCTTGAAAAGATTGAAGAGATGTGGGCAGGAAACAAAGATGGTCATTTTGAAGTCAACCTAGGCCGTGCTGAGCAGATGGAGGCAAGAAAAGAGGTTGCAGACAAGAAGGCAAAAAAGATTCATCAGACGGCCAAAAGACAAGCACGAATACTAAAAGAGTTGTTCCGAGGtaatcaaaaaacacaatatatgattaatttacttattattattattatttctaattcTAAAAAAACCTCACCTTTCCCAAGGGGAGACGCAGCCAATCACTGACAAGAGGGTTGTACTTATCGGCCCGAAATACTCTGGGAAGAGTCTGGTAGGAAACATGATCCTTTGTGAGGACCAGTTTGGCACAGCTTGGATGAAGAAGGTAACCAaactcaacatgtttttttggggggggaacATCTGATTGTTCAAGTCTGTTTTAGTTGTTATACTTTTTCGTTTGGTTACATCCATGCAGGAATTCCAAGATCAGAGAAGAACCACGATGTGTgaaaaacatgacagaaatgTCGCTGGACGAAACATCTCGGTTGTTGAGGCACCGGGCTGGTTTACAGACAAGATCACACCTGACTGGCTGAAGACTGCAGTACTGCGCAGCGTCTCAATGTGTGCTCCTGGACCCAATGCTTTTCTCTTGGTTGTACCCATTTTCAAAACGTTTTCAGGTGATGACTACAAAACAATCATTGAACTCTTGATGCCATTTGGTGACAGTGTCTGGAGACACTGCATGGTGCTGTTCACCTGGCCAGACTGGCTCAATAAAAGGTCCATTGAGGAGCACATCGCCACAGAAGGCGTACACCTGAAACAGCTGGTGGAAAAGTGTGGGTACAGATATCATGCCGTCAACTGCAATCCTCGTGATTGTTTTGCCTATCCTGTCATAGagttgtttttgaaaatgtttgacatGATAACACGGAACCAGGGCCAATACTTTGTCGCTGAAGACAAAATGGGGAACAAGCGGCAACCAGCACTGCAGTGGCAAGAGGAGTGGAACAGGAGGGAGCAGGAGCTAATCGACAGGATGTTGAAAGCTGTTGCACAAGAATCAGAAGAACCGCTCGTACCATCTATGAAAATGAACGCTAGCATGGATGGAGCCTTCACTCCAAGCAGTGAGTTTGAATTTACTCAGATAACTCGAGCTAGGCTATattgaattttgttttttatgttaacaACTTATCATATATTATAGGAATTTACCATTTTCATTAGTAATTTTTCGCTGAAATAGAGTCCATTTCCAACAAAAGTAGTTACACCATTGAACTTCTGTTTTCAGTGAGCGGAGATGTTCCCAGAGATGTTGTGGGCACATGTTGGAGCCAAACAGAACGTGCCAAAGTGACTGAATGGCTGAACGTTAGATTCGGGGGCTCTGATGTCACCTCTGGGGTCGACAGCATGAGTATTTCAGCCAGTGATGTGGAGATGTTGGACCAAAGCCTCCTGACTGATGACAGTCAGCAACAAATGACTAGGTTTTtctcagacaaacacaaacagaggaagtTAGATTCTAGTGTCTATGGCAGGGTCTTGACAAACAATGAAGCAACAAAACACAGGTACTCAATTTAGCACACAAAAGTCGACTGGTAACTAAGATAACAAAAGATAGAAAATGGACAATGCAGAAATTATATTTCTAGGTCTTCCCTGTATCTCCTTACTTAAACACTgacatgaaaatgtgtttgttcaatTTCATGCTTCACTGGCTTGAACAGCAAACAGTGTCAAAAAGTgtcaaacaagaaataaaaatgcTTACTGTTGCTTTTATGTTTACCTTACATTCCAAGCATATTATATATCATATCAAGTGTAGAGTACTTTAACTGTATGCAGAACATTAGATCATTTAAAGATTCAgaatttccccccaaaatcaAATCAACCATATAATGGGGATATATTATTGTTGGTAAAGCAATCAAGCAGTCGAGCTATATCAGTTTGTTAGAAATACCCTCACCTTTGTCACGTGCAACATTCAAATGATGTACAAAGTAATGCAtcaatatactatatatttgatatacattattctgaaatcattttcattcattttatatatatattttagttctaatgatttgttatttgttttgtttctttttgtatttcgctttcacttctgattctgattctgaaatggtcGATTTTATACACAGTAGATAAGCTACTTTTTAGTAGGCTAGATACTTGATTTATTATGCTAACACACTTCTTTTACTTTGATAACATTGAATTAAGTAATAAAGGATTTTTTAGTGTGGTATTGTCAGTATGTGGTATTACTAAAGAAAAAAATTCGGAGTCCTTCTTTAGTCaatactttttttccaaaacGTTTTTAAAGGAATGCACAACCTTGTGTTTGGTTATGgaacttatttttaaaataaatggtacCATAAATGTACACTTGATTTTCTGCTTGCAATTATTTCCCCTAGACTTCTGCTCTCAGAGGTGGGTtattaccaaaaccaataataatCTAATGCAGAGGTAAgcatgtaatataataaaaagtacaaatagaAATGTACTCTTAAAGAGACCATCTGAGGGCAACCATAATGTTGATGTTTCTCGCAATGACATTAAGTTGGACACCCCTGTGTATGATGATCATTGGTGAAGAGTAACTAAGTATTATACACacttattgtacttttttgacatttttacttaagtacttccatttaatgctactttatacttttattccgctacatttcagaggtgaatataactccactacatttgaaT
The window above is part of the Eleginops maclovinus isolate JMC-PN-2008 ecotype Puerto Natales chromosome 16, JC_Emac_rtc_rv5, whole genome shotgun sequence genome. Proteins encoded here:
- the LOC134877696 gene encoding GTPase IMAP family member 8-like isoform X2, producing the protein MEAEKSTVDMETKALQMILQQCGNRKHVLNISDHQNKTQVATLFNKIDAMVAQKAGGHYSIDSADGRALREKMEAIVERASMRFAEVQTKRRKLKALIEGGKTPPIHLKLVMVGAQWSAKSSAGNTILRKYVFPVTHTRTTVYCEINHSVVADRQLTLVDSPGWFYNGTLQELSEMDKLEIENSMHLCFPGPHAVLLVVGLASAFNASYQRAVQEHMSLFTEEVWKHTIVLFTRGDWLGGRTVEERIESEEGLQWLVEKCGNMYHVLDNTNHSDETQVTELLEKIEEMWAGNKDGHFEVNLGRAEQMEARKEVADKKAKKIHQTAKRQARILKELFRGETQPITDKRVVLIGPKYSGKSLVGNMILCEDQFGTAWMKKEFQDQRRTTMCEKHDRNVAGRNISVVEAPGWFTDKITPDWLKTAVLRSVSMCAPGPNAFLLVVPIFKTFSGDDYKTIIELLMPFGDSVWRHCMVLFTWPDWLNKRSIEEHIATEGVHLKQLVEKCGYRYHAVNCNPRDCFAYPVIELFLKMFDMITRNQGQYFVAEDKMGNKRQPALQWQEEWNRREQELIDRMLKAVAQESEEPLVPSMKMNASMDGAFTPSMSGDVPRDVVGTCWSQTERAKVTEWLNVRFGGSDVTSGVDSMSISASDVEMLDQSLLTDDSQQQMTRFFSDKHKQRKLDSSVYGRVLTNNEATKHRYSI
- the LOC134877696 gene encoding GTPase IMAP family member 8-like isoform X1; this translates as MEAEKSTVDMETKGQTKHPPELRIVLLGGKVLTGESSFKSTAGNIILGKSVFETNRRTARSVVRQQEVQGRMVTMVDTPGWWCHYPRKNTPELDQIEIKNSVHLCRQWPHIFLLVISLDEVFTDIFKQSLEEHLQLFNRGVFDQTIVLFTVCFPITKKGLEHKISFWPALQMILQQCGNRKHVLNISDHQNKTQVATLFNKIDAMVAQKAGGHYSIDSADGRALREKMEAIVERASMRFAEVQTKRRKLKALIEGGKTPPIHLKLVMVGAQWSAKSSAGNTILRKYVFPVTHTRTTVYCEINHSVVADRQLTLVDSPGWFYNGTLQELSEMDKLEIENSMHLCFPGPHAVLLVVGLASAFNASYQRAVQEHMSLFTEEVWKHTIVLFTRGDWLGGRTVEERIESEEGLQWLVEKCGNMYHVLDNTNHSDETQVTELLEKIEEMWAGNKDGHFEVNLGRAEQMEARKEVADKKAKKIHQTAKRQARILKELFRGETQPITDKRVVLIGPKYSGKSLVGNMILCEDQFGTAWMKKEFQDQRRTTMCEKHDRNVAGRNISVVEAPGWFTDKITPDWLKTAVLRSVSMCAPGPNAFLLVVPIFKTFSGDDYKTIIELLMPFGDSVWRHCMVLFTWPDWLNKRSIEEHIATEGVHLKQLVEKCGYRYHAVNCNPRDCFAYPVIELFLKMFDMITRNQGQYFVAEDKMGNKRQPALQWQEEWNRREQELIDRMLKAVAQESEEPLVPSMKMNASMDGAFTPSMSGDVPRDVVGTCWSQTERAKVTEWLNVRFGGSDVTSGVDSMSISASDVEMLDQSLLTDDSQQQMTRFFSDKHKQRKLDSSVYGRVLTNNEATKHRYSI